From Actinosynnema mirum DSM 43827, a single genomic window includes:
- a CDS encoding anti-sigma factor antagonist (This anti-anti-sigma factor, or anti-sigma factor antagonist, belongs to a family that includes characterized members SpoIIAA, RsbV, RsfA, and RsfB.) has product MDGQTGAVTRESDGVLITRITGEVDAASTDPIRAEVLDQLDQATGALVLDLREVVFFGSSGISLLAESYARAQRRGLALAVVADQRAVLRPLQVTGMADSLLIKPTLDEAVEAVRAQARQG; this is encoded by the coding sequence ATGGACGGACAGACCGGCGCGGTGACCCGCGAGTCGGACGGCGTGCTGATCACCAGGATCACCGGCGAGGTCGACGCCGCCAGCACCGACCCGATCAGGGCCGAGGTGCTCGACCAGCTCGACCAGGCGACGGGCGCCCTGGTCCTTGACCTGCGCGAGGTCGTCTTCTTCGGCTCCAGCGGCATCTCGCTGCTGGCCGAGTCGTACGCCCGCGCCCAGCGCCGGGGCCTCGCCCTGGCCGTGGTGGCGGACCAGCGGGCGGTCCTGCGCCCGCTCCAGGTGACCGGGATGGCCGACAGCCTCCTGATCAAGCCCACCCTGGACGAGGCCGTGGAGGCCGTCCGGGCCCAGGCCCGGCAGGGCTGA
- a CDS encoding ATP-binding protein, with translation MSGAAGVVLQAGVVHGEVHLHAALPPPAPLVPQQLPAAPGPFAGRVAELSRLDRALTATAPHGSPPTAGAAVLVSAIGGAGGIGKTWLALAWAHHRLERFPDGQLFVDLHGFSPVDAPVEPAMAVRGFLDALGVAPGRVPADLGAQTALYRSLLAGRRMLIVLDNAATAEQVVPLLPGSPTCTVLVTGRHRLASLIDRHGARHLSLDGLSHDEARTLLTARLGAARIASASAAVDELIRLCGGHPLALSITARNVDTSPGAPLAEVAAELRELGLEAFDHDTDPAASLPTVLSWSLRRLTDEQRVVFSLLGIAPGPDTTPPATAALTRLSSAHARRALAALEGASLVERRPGGRYAMHDLVRRYAADTAEELPEGVREVALTRVVDFHLHTAYAAERLLAPHRELLPPGPPAPGVRPSPLPDAAAALAWLDVEYTTLLAAQRTATARGRHDAAWHLAWNLHTFQLRRGHRHDMLAVWRAALNAAPHLPDPTARSRSLRFLGRACSRLGLHEQAIAHLDRALDLAAERDDPTEQALTHRQLATAWDLNGDGRRALEHARRTLHLYRSLDKPVWEADALNAVGWYAARVNEFDTAYTHCRAALPLFQRHHERDGEANTLDSLGYIAQRRGEHQQALDHYHRALALYRDLGHAPEVANTLDHMGHPHAALGQHAQARARWEEALELYLEQGREEDASRVRRELDDARHVADDR, from the coding sequence ATGTCCGGTGCCGCAGGCGTGGTGCTGCAGGCCGGTGTGGTGCACGGCGAGGTGCACCTGCACGCAGCGCTCCCGCCACCAGCGCCCCTCGTCCCGCAGCAACTGCCAGCCGCACCCGGACCGTTCGCCGGGAGGGTGGCGGAGCTGTCCAGGCTGGACCGAGCCCTGACCGCCACCGCACCGCACGGGTCGCCCCCGACAGCGGGCGCGGCGGTGCTGGTCTCAGCGATCGGCGGGGCAGGCGGCATCGGCAAGACCTGGCTGGCGCTGGCCTGGGCCCACCACCGGCTGGAGCGGTTCCCCGACGGGCAGCTGTTCGTGGACCTGCACGGTTTCAGCCCGGTGGACGCCCCGGTGGAGCCCGCGATGGCAGTGCGCGGTTTCCTCGACGCCCTCGGCGTCGCCCCCGGCCGCGTCCCCGCCGACCTCGGTGCCCAGACCGCGCTCTACCGCAGCCTGCTCGCCGGACGGCGGATGCTGATCGTGCTGGACAACGCCGCCACCGCCGAGCAGGTCGTGCCCCTTCTGCCCGGCTCGCCGACCTGCACGGTGCTGGTCACCGGCCGCCACCGGCTGGCCTCGCTGATCGACAGGCACGGCGCCCGCCACCTGTCCCTCGACGGCCTGTCCCACGATGAGGCCCGGACCCTGCTGACCGCCCGACTGGGCGCCGCCCGCATCGCCTCCGCCTCCGCCGCCGTGGACGAGCTGATCAGGCTGTGCGGGGGACACCCGCTCGCGTTGTCGATCACCGCCCGCAACGTGGACACCAGCCCTGGCGCGCCGCTGGCCGAGGTGGCCGCCGAGCTGCGCGAACTCGGACTGGAGGCGTTCGACCACGACACCGACCCCGCAGCCAGCCTCCCCACAGTCCTGTCCTGGTCCCTGCGCAGACTCACCGACGAGCAGCGCGTCGTGTTCAGCCTGCTCGGCATCGCCCCCGGCCCGGACACGACCCCACCCGCCACCGCCGCCCTCACCCGCCTGTCCTCCGCTCACGCGCGCCGGGCGCTGGCCGCGCTGGAAGGCGCCTCCCTGGTCGAACGTCGGCCGGGCGGGAGGTACGCGATGCACGACCTGGTCCGCCGCTACGCCGCGGACACCGCTGAGGAACTGCCGGAAGGCGTGCGGGAAGTGGCCTTGACGCGAGTGGTGGACTTCCACCTGCACACCGCCTACGCCGCCGAGCGCCTCCTGGCCCCTCATCGTGAGCTCTTACCGCCCGGCCCACCCGCGCCTGGCGTCCGTCCCTCTCCGCTGCCCGACGCGGCAGCCGCACTCGCCTGGCTGGACGTCGAGTACACCACCCTGCTGGCCGCCCAGCGCACCGCCACCGCCCGCGGTCGCCATGACGCGGCCTGGCACCTCGCCTGGAACCTGCACACCTTCCAGCTCCGACGGGGCCACCGGCACGACATGCTCGCGGTGTGGCGGGCGGCTCTGAACGCGGCACCCCACCTGCCCGACCCCACCGCTCGCAGCCGCAGCCTCCGGTTCCTCGGCCGCGCTTGCTCCCGGTTGGGACTGCACGAACAGGCCATCGCACACCTGGACCGGGCGCTGGACCTGGCCGCGGAGCGCGATGACCCCACCGAGCAGGCACTCACCCACCGGCAGCTCGCCACTGCCTGGGACCTGAACGGGGATGGTCGGCGTGCCCTGGAACACGCCCGGCGCACCCTCCACCTCTACCGCAGCCTCGACAAGCCGGTGTGGGAAGCCGACGCGCTCAACGCGGTGGGCTGGTACGCCGCACGCGTGAACGAGTTCGACACCGCTTACACCCACTGCCGGGCAGCGCTCCCGCTGTTCCAACGGCACCACGAGCGCGACGGCGAGGCGAACACCCTCGACAGCCTCGGCTACATCGCCCAGCGCAGGGGCGAGCACCAGCAAGCCCTCGACCACTACCACCGAGCCCTCGCGCTGTACCGCGACCTCGGCCATGCCCCCGAGGTCGCGAACACCCTCGACCACATGGGTCACCCCCACGCCGCGCTCGGACAGCACGCCCAGGCCCGCGCACGGTGGGAGGAGGCCCTGGAGCTGTACCTGGAACAGGGCCGCGAAGAGGACGCCTCCCGCGTGCGGCGGGAACTTGACGACGCCCGCCACGTCGCGGACGACCGGTGA
- a CDS encoding SpoIIE family protein phosphatase, with amino-acid sequence MNLPQPTPAHILVVDDLEASRYITASWLRRGGHQITEAVTGGEALVLLDEVEFDLVVLDVNLPDMSGFDIAERIKGDPRTAAVPVVHVSAAHREAEDRITGLNRGADAYLTEPVDPGELLATVEAALRYYRARALAERLADRLAKLTRATLAVNAAQTFDGLAEAAAAGTATVLDTPATALVPTPQGAVRSCRAENGEVVLDTAPDDVLERQLGDGEVRLVEDPAWRPGAPAVVVAARRNQRRTPILLAVDPASAATDEDRNLLRQLAQATALAADGLRAFAEEHNLALTLQRSLLPRVLPTRPTLPMTARYVPASAHAEIGGDFYEVTELDDDRLLIAIGDVCGHSLDAATIMGEVRHALRAYAVEERDPAAILAKLDAMLQRYHPFRGITTLCLFLVDPADGSTLVANAGHVPPLLADESGARYLDEIRGPLLGVGLPRPPATPLVLPEGALVLLTTDGLVEHAGEDMDVGLDLLRESVSHDDDMDALCDRLLAELGQQKKDDIALLAFRRLGHLNGGEAE; translated from the coding sequence ATGAACCTGCCCCAGCCCACACCGGCGCACATCCTCGTCGTGGACGACCTGGAGGCCAGCCGGTACATCACCGCCAGCTGGCTGCGCCGGGGCGGCCACCAGATCACCGAGGCCGTCACCGGCGGCGAGGCGCTCGTCCTGCTCGACGAGGTCGAGTTCGACCTGGTCGTGCTGGACGTCAACCTGCCCGACATGAGCGGCTTCGACATCGCCGAGCGCATCAAGGGCGACCCGCGCACCGCCGCCGTGCCGGTCGTGCACGTCTCCGCCGCGCACCGCGAGGCCGAGGACCGCATCACCGGCCTCAACCGGGGCGCGGACGCCTACCTGACCGAACCGGTCGACCCCGGCGAGCTGCTGGCCACCGTCGAGGCGGCCCTGCGCTACTACCGGGCCCGCGCGCTGGCGGAGCGCCTGGCCGACCGCCTGGCCAAGCTCACCAGGGCCACGCTCGCGGTCAACGCCGCGCAGACCTTCGACGGCCTGGCGGAGGCGGCGGCGGCAGGAACCGCGACCGTCCTGGACACCCCGGCCACCGCCCTGGTGCCCACCCCGCAGGGCGCGGTCCGCTCCTGCCGCGCCGAGAACGGCGAGGTGGTCCTGGACACCGCGCCCGACGACGTCCTGGAGCGGCAGCTCGGCGACGGCGAGGTCCGCCTGGTCGAGGACCCGGCGTGGCGCCCCGGAGCCCCGGCCGTCGTCGTGGCGGCCCGGCGCAACCAGCGCCGCACCCCGATCCTGCTGGCCGTGGACCCGGCGAGCGCGGCCACCGACGAGGACCGCAACCTCCTGCGCCAGCTGGCCCAGGCCACCGCGCTGGCCGCCGACGGCCTGCGGGCGTTCGCCGAGGAGCACAACCTGGCCCTGACCCTGCAGCGCAGCCTGCTGCCCAGGGTCCTGCCGACCAGGCCCACCCTGCCCATGACGGCCAGGTACGTGCCCGCGTCCGCGCACGCCGAGATCGGCGGCGACTTCTACGAGGTCACCGAGCTCGACGACGACCGGCTGCTGATCGCCATCGGCGACGTCTGCGGCCACTCGCTGGACGCGGCCACCATCATGGGCGAGGTCCGGCACGCCCTGCGCGCCTACGCCGTGGAGGAGCGCGACCCGGCGGCGATCCTGGCCAAGCTGGACGCGATGCTCCAGCGCTACCACCCCTTCCGGGGCATCACCACGCTCTGCCTGTTCCTGGTGGACCCGGCGGACGGCTCGACCCTGGTGGCGAACGCGGGCCACGTCCCGCCGCTGCTGGCCGACGAGTCGGGCGCCCGCTACCTGGACGAGATCCGCGGCCCCCTGCTGGGCGTCGGCCTGCCGAGGCCGCCCGCGACGCCGCTGGTGCTGCCCGAGGGCGCCTTGGTCCTGCTCACCACCGACGGCCTGGTCGAGCACGCCGGCGAGGACATGGACGTCGGCCTCGACCTGCTGCGCGAGTCCGTGTCGCACGACGACGACATGGACGCGCTGTGCGACCGCCTCCTGGCCGAACTGGGCCAGCAGAAGAAGGACGACATCGCCCTGCTGGCCTTCCGCAGGCTCGGCCACCTGAACGGGGGAGAGGCCGAGTAA